From Poecilia reticulata strain Guanapo linkage group LG3, Guppy_female_1.0+MT, whole genome shotgun sequence:
tgcatgctgggatagttgtcagaacgctggtttgttaataaagtttgataaatacatttaaagccgggggggcgggggaagagagacagagactgcggtggcagtgtgtcggttggtctgtgttacccagaaagcagttgggcacaatatcgcaacaccaacaccgtgagtgaaacaatgactggggcagactactatataaagtactcgaggaccacttctttacaaatgtggatgtgtaataagagtacggaacaaatagGCAATTCTATGCTATAAGGCGCattctattctatgcgccttatatacgaaaaaagttttaaaataggccattcattgaaggtgcgccttatagtgcggaaaatacggtaatacacAACATGATGTTGAAAATAAACCCAAGAAGAAAGGCTCTGTGcacttacaaaaaaaagcaccGCACACAAGATAGGTCAACAGGAATCTGTCAAAGATATGCAAGAGAGTAGAACACAGGAAAGAAATATCCACCAAAACACTCAGCTGTGAGTTGTGCATGCACTATTACAAACCTACGCACATCATCATGCTCATACATACTGGAGAACAAATGTGAATGAAAATCTACCAGCACTACACTCACCTGTTTCCCCATGAGGGAATGCCCACTGATTGGATAATGTACACTGCCActtggaagaagaaaacaaaaaagaagaaaaagaagctgaagGAGCTGTCAGACCtgtggatgaaaaagaaaaacagacatagTAAGTGTTgtataacatttaaaagttcaaCTTTCATATTACggaaacacataaaaaagcCGAAAGTGCTTAGGAACCAGTTGTTGCTAGAAGAGTCTCAGCACTCAATGTCACAACTCTTCAACTATAAAAACGGTGGGTTAAGCACCAGTCATTTGCAGTCAGATTATAAGCTTAAACTCTAAAAGCAAGAGAACAACTTGAGTgggaatatttttgtaatagcAATAGTACACAAGCACAGCTATGCAATGTTTGTCCTCTAACTGCAtgtcttttaaaaaagctacaatttctttatttaatacTTACAAGTTTAATTGGTTAGCATTAAAGAAGTGAAGTCAAGCTACTAAAATGCTACACATACATGTTCAtacttgaaaaatattcataaagcaTTCACAAAGGTTTTTCATTACACATCTACTTCTCTTTCACCATTACTTGGATCCAGTGCTGAACGTAAATCTGTACCTGAAGGCTTTGTAGACCGGCCTGTACCAGCAGACGAAAGACACGGGGGTGAAGAGGATGAACCACAGGATGGACAGACCGAAGTCCACACCTTTAGCAGCATCAGCGGTGAAGTAAGCCAGGCAAGCCAGGATGTTGAGGAACAGGGTGGCGCTGTGGACTGTGGTGATTCACAAGAAAACAGGAGAATATTTAATACATCCATTAGTTTTAACACATGAATGACTTATTcctatatatacatatatttttaaaaatcatctcTTTGGGTTTTGGGTGAAGGCATATAGAGATGCAGGCTACATACACATCCAGAGGTAGTACATTCTCTTGCAGATTCTGCGGTACTCCTCTGAGATATCCTCCTCAAAGTTCTGATAGAAGCATGGCTTTATGGGAAAGAACCTTGGAAGAGGCGGCcagttgttttctttagctGAGAAACAGATATTAACACAGGAGGGTGGAACTGATGCTCATACTAAAGCATTTTCTCAGTGCAACTCCAGAAAAACATGTGCAGAGCTTTACCTCCTGGGTCTCTGTTGCTCCTGTtctgcagctcctgctcctTTCGCTCCAGCTCTGCGGCTttcctctccagctcctcctgctgcttgaCCAGGTTGGCCTGAGCAGCTGCTGCCGTAGCCTGATGCACAGCAGACAAGTCAGTGACAAACAAGTTAGCGCTCTTCAAAAGAAAAGGCCCAGCAGAAAGCAACCCAAATAACTTCAGATTCATGTTAAGGTTAGGTTTTATTACTGCTGAGTTTAGCTGATAATGGATGTTAGATAAATACAAAGAACTCAAACTCTGAACTTTATAAGGTTTTGACTATTTCCttagaaaacctttttaaaccATTCTGAGTAATAAACAGAACTTGACCTCATTGTGAAGTGTTGTGAATTGGTGACATAGAAATAAATTGAATTCTGTTTGCAAGGATACTTTTTTATTGTACTAAAGCTTGGAAGTACAGTTATACAACAGAACTTGGTATATACAGCTGACATTATTGATGCCAACCGACAGGtcaaaatatatacatctaATGTACAATAAAGCTAaaccaaaacctttaaaatatcccataatttctgatatttaaacGAGGAAAAGCCCACTACACTTTGGAAAATATCCAAATACGCGTCTCGTACATTTGCCAGTTAAATCTTAGAGGACATCTGGGATTTGTTGGAGAAAAATAATGTCTAATGTTTTCAGTAAACTTCTGACTTAGCAGAAGTTTTGCCTTTTTGCCAGTTTTCTTGATGTATTTTTCCCTAATCTACAAAGACCTTAACACTCCATTCATACTAAAGAGAAATCATAGGTACCCAGAATGATCAAACACTTAACCATTTTAAGTTGTCATGGGCAGCCCAGTAAACTTTAGATGATTTAAGCTTTTGATTTCATTGTGGAAAACATTCCCAACACAGCGACGCCCAAAATTTTCCTATTGTTTTCCCACCACTTACTTGTGGACTTTGCTCCACAGAAGTCGGAAGTACAGCAGGTTGGGATGAGGAGGTTTTAGAGACTGGGATGGTTGTTCCAGTGTACTTTCCCTGTGggacgaataaaaaaaaacaaaaaactattgtttgaaaaaaacctagacacaCAATTGATCTAAATAAACGACCTTACATCTGTAGCTATATTTCCTTTGTgagcatgttaagattattgtggtacaaaaatgtctcttttgcattccttgctcatgttcgaaataaatatattaaacaaaatatttaattatttaaagatcACCATTTGATTTGCGGTGAACGGGTTATACTCTCCGGTGCTTTCATTGACCCCGCTGATGGCTTGTGTGACTGATGCATCCTGggaaaggcaaaaaataaaataacacataaa
This genomic window contains:
- the LOC103462136 gene encoding secretory carrier-associated membrane protein 2-like, encoding MSGLDSNPFADPVDVNPFQDASVTQAISGVNESTGEYNPFTANQMGKYTGTTIPVSKTSSSQPAVLPTSVEQSPQATAAAAQANLVKQQEELERKAAELERKEQELQNRSNRDPGAKENNWPPLPRFFPIKPCFYQNFEEDISEEYRRICKRMYYLWMFHSATLFLNILACLAYFTADAAKGVDFGLSILWFILFTPVSFVCWYRPVYKAFRSDSSFSFFFFFFVFFFQVAVYIIQSVGIPSWGNSGWISSISMIRTNLAVAVVMMVVAGFFTVNAVLGVILLKMVHSKYRNTGASFSKAQQEFSQGVLTNRTFQSAAASAATSAAQGAFSGNQGN